The following coding sequences lie in one Cronobacter universalis NCTC 9529 genomic window:
- a CDS encoding Hok/Gef family protein, whose translation MKPLHYLLACLFMVCVTILIFALMNQGTLCELTIRSGSQEVAAKLACTGK comes from the coding sequence ATGAAGCCACTGCATTATTTACTGGCCTGTTTATTCATGGTCTGCGTAACTATCTTGATTTTTGCATTAATGAATCAGGGTACGTTATGCGAGCTTACCATCAGAAGCGGCAGTCAGGAGGTGGCGGCTAAGCTTGCCTGTACGGGCAAGTAA
- the phnH gene encoding phosphonate C-P lyase system protein PhnH, protein MTLNTAFDSPVHDAQQCFRRLLKAMSEPGVIVSLQLLRHGWQPLGVATTSVLLTLVDSDTPVWLSPALANDIVRSNLRFHTGTRIADTPDEAVFAIADENLNPLLPDRLAHGSVIAPEHSATLVLQVNSLSGGRMLRLTGAGIAEERMIAPQLPECLIEQLADRLHAGSLGIDLLLTCGDRLLAIPRTTHVEIADSGR, encoded by the coding sequence ATGACATTAAATACCGCCTTTGATTCACCGGTGCACGATGCACAGCAGTGCTTTCGCCGCCTGCTAAAGGCCATGAGCGAGCCTGGCGTCATCGTGTCGCTACAGTTGCTCCGCCACGGCTGGCAGCCGCTTGGCGTTGCCACCACCAGCGTGCTGCTCACGCTTGTCGATAGCGATACCCCTGTCTGGCTTTCGCCCGCGCTGGCAAATGATATTGTGCGCTCTAACCTGCGCTTTCACACCGGTACGCGGATTGCCGATACGCCGGACGAGGCGGTTTTCGCCATCGCTGATGAAAACCTCAACCCACTCCTGCCCGATCGCCTGGCCCACGGCAGCGTGATAGCGCCGGAACACAGCGCCACGCTGGTGTTGCAGGTCAATAGCCTGAGCGGCGGGCGAATGCTGCGTCTGACCGGCGCCGGCATTGCGGAAGAGCGTATGATCGCGCCGCAGCTGCCGGAGTGTCTGATTGAACAACTGGCCGATCGCCTGCACGCCGGATCGCTCGGCATCGATCTGTTGCTGACCTGCGGCGATCGTCTGCTGGCCATCCCTCGCACCACGCATGTCGAGATCGCCGACAGCGGCCGTTAG
- a CDS encoding ATP-binding protein — MDNLISAPLTGQHETPVNLPGLMQVLSKHLYSTPMVAIRELVQNAHDAIVRRRLEEGTGDRLAEIRVTGDAQNRTIVIHDTGSGLTEQEIHDFLATVGVGYTRHLRQQDDETGLIGMFGLGFLSAFVLAERVTVHTTSWKTPGEGWLYASASGETYSVTPASPREPGATVTLHLKDEFLYLANNKLLGDVLGRYCILMKEPLFVGEEQTAVNHLTPPWRVASQDGVALHPALRQKQNIEFASRFERAFTPLCTLLVEPSGDSDAVGMLWLQDGATYGTSDNRNLSLFLRGMLLDDQARELLPPWAGFVGGVIESNRLTPTASREDLQRDVTWYATQAALTEALINGLADLAKQQPAVWRRVLVRHNEALLGAAICDDRLFDLLKDELLIPTSQGDLPVKALRQNNTLNVMLSEEGGFEEMLFRLSGRPVALGYRYAVVPFLRRWATLYGARLVEVGTSAGNEQLFALHDVSAEEEAWWSEQLRDDEECVMSSFEPATLPLVMVVNRDAELKARLEQDDADRRMSTAALMLARQFASKIEQQAPVRLYINFNNPAVKALSQAWRAGQPIAPGATQLLKSLKIILALATGDSREYDFRQALDTFSCITAQLITPTTEGSN, encoded by the coding sequence GTGGATAACCTCATTAGCGCGCCATTAACAGGACAACACGAAACGCCGGTGAACCTGCCGGGGTTGATGCAAGTGCTCAGCAAACACCTTTACTCCACGCCGATGGTCGCCATCCGTGAACTGGTGCAAAACGCGCACGACGCGATTGTCAGACGTCGACTGGAAGAGGGCACCGGGGACCGGCTTGCGGAAATCCGCGTCACGGGCGATGCGCAAAACCGGACTATCGTTATTCACGATACCGGCTCCGGCCTCACGGAGCAGGAGATCCACGATTTCCTGGCGACCGTCGGCGTCGGCTACACCCGCCATCTGCGCCAGCAGGACGACGAAACAGGGCTTATCGGCATGTTTGGTCTGGGCTTTCTTTCCGCCTTTGTGTTGGCGGAGCGGGTGACGGTACACACCACCTCCTGGAAAACGCCGGGGGAAGGCTGGCTTTACGCCTCCGCCAGCGGCGAAACGTATAGCGTTACCCCTGCGAGCCCGCGCGAGCCAGGAGCGACTGTCACGCTGCATCTCAAAGACGAGTTTTTATATCTCGCCAACAACAAGCTGCTGGGCGATGTGCTGGGCCGCTACTGCATATTAATGAAAGAGCCGCTGTTTGTCGGTGAAGAACAGACCGCGGTGAACCACCTTACGCCGCCCTGGCGTGTCGCGTCGCAGGATGGCGTGGCGCTGCATCCGGCGCTGCGTCAGAAGCAGAATATCGAATTCGCCAGCCGCTTCGAACGCGCGTTTACACCGCTCTGTACTTTGCTGGTAGAGCCCTCGGGTGACAGCGACGCGGTAGGCATGCTCTGGCTTCAGGATGGCGCGACGTATGGCACCAGCGATAACCGTAATCTGTCGCTGTTTCTGCGCGGTATGCTGCTCGACGATCAGGCGCGCGAGCTACTGCCGCCGTGGGCGGGTTTTGTCGGCGGCGTTATCGAATCTAATCGCCTTACGCCGACGGCGAGCCGCGAAGATTTACAGCGCGATGTTACCTGGTACGCCACGCAGGCGGCGCTCACCGAGGCGCTGATTAACGGCCTGGCCGATCTCGCGAAGCAGCAACCCGCCGTCTGGCGGCGCGTGCTGGTGCGCCATAACGAAGCGCTGCTCGGCGCGGCCATCTGCGACGATCGTCTCTTCGATCTGCTGAAAGATGAGTTGCTGATCCCGACCTCTCAGGGCGATCTGCCGGTTAAAGCGCTGCGCCAGAACAACACGCTGAACGTGATGCTCAGCGAAGAGGGCGGTTTTGAAGAGATGTTGTTCCGGCTTTCGGGCCGTCCTGTCGCACTGGGTTATCGCTACGCGGTCGTGCCGTTCCTGCGCCGCTGGGCGACGCTCTACGGCGCGCGTCTGGTGGAAGTGGGCACCTCGGCGGGTAACGAACAGCTCTTTGCGCTGCATGACGTCAGCGCCGAAGAAGAAGCGTGGTGGAGCGAACAGCTGCGCGACGACGAAGAGTGCGTAATGTCCTCTTTCGAACCGGCGACGCTGCCGCTGGTGATGGTGGTCAACCGTGACGCCGAGCTTAAAGCGCGTCTTGAGCAGGACGACGCCGATCGCCGCATGAGCACCGCCGCGCTGATGCTGGCGCGCCAGTTTGCCAGCAAAATCGAGCAACAGGCGCCGGTGCGCCTCTACATCAACTTTAACAATCCTGCGGTAAAGGCCTTATCACAGGCCTGGCGTGCCGGGCAACCCATCGCGCCCGGCGCCACGCAATTACTGAAAAGCCTCAAAATTATTCTTGCTCTGGCTACGGGAGATTCCCGTGAGTATGACTTTCGCCAGGCGCTGGACACATTCAGTTGCATCACGGCGCAACTTATTACACCGACAACAGAAGGAAGCAACTAA
- a CDS encoding zinc ribbon domain-containing protein YjdM: MSLPACPQCGSEYTYLDNNLYVCPECAHEWREGETPADSDALVVKDANGNLLADGDSVTIVKDLKVKGSSSMLKIGTKVKNIRLVEGDHNIDCKIDGFGPMKLKSEFVKKS, from the coding sequence ATGTCACTGCCAGCCTGCCCGCAATGCGGTTCTGAATATACTTATCTGGATAATAATCTTTACGTCTGCCCGGAGTGCGCCCACGAATGGCGCGAAGGCGAGACCCCCGCCGACAGCGACGCGCTGGTGGTCAAAGACGCCAACGGCAATCTGCTGGCTGATGGCGACAGCGTCACAATTGTTAAGGATCTCAAGGTCAAAGGCAGCTCGTCGATGCTGAAGATTGGCACCAAAGTGAAGAACATCCGTCTGGTGGAAGGCGATCACAACATCGACTGTAAAATCGACGGCTTCGGCCCGATGAAGCTGAAATCGGAGTTCGTCAAAAAAAGCTGA
- the crfC gene encoding clamp-binding protein CrfC → MHTQTVFEMNQEAERLLQLALYNLSALKQMPLAVQGDGGNVTCRQAAVHPLHFSLRGLEAQQEVLQAELRKTTQQEMVLAIVGTMKAGKSTTINAIVGKEVLPNRNRPMTALPTLIRHTPGQKEPVLHFTHAGPIETLMQALRVRLQNASRDSLALRLEIDRDMDALLARILNGTSFEKNYLGAQPIFHCLKSLNDLVRLSAVLDVPFPFRAYAAIEHIPVIEVEFTHLADMDRGLGQLTLLDTPGPNEAGQPHLQKMLQEQIARASAVLAVMDYTQLKSTSDEEVRMALAAVGESVPLYALVNKFDQLDRNSDDEDQVRALIAGTLMKGAIDPAHIFPVSSMWGYLANRARQELAEHGALPPYDEQRWVQDFAEAALGRRWRNADFADIAHLRHAADLLWEDSLFEAPIRAILHTAHAHASLYALRSACAKLIHSAQCTRDYLDFRCQGLDIANDQLVESISQMNNDIAQLKRCQADASKAIQEQVVQALGRASETIAGHEQKVLADIASYFETGKVPPLSLSSPVRRAVTWGSDFDAGSEQLILDQESDARMLLHKIRASCELILLSVQENLTRDLAVHFSDLETALGDILRAALAPLELRVTEGLRRTGFRAHITLPVFQRSQLNFNAHQLFNDVIEEESVPVASAPRNNGVRGTVARWITSKDLGWDDCTAMRSRYVINLPQLKQTLSRYVSRFCAQIRQAMNAQVDISVTAGMATFFAEFQMAMAAIEANLQQSLAARQQSETSRNALREKLQQCARTARDIKEDARALRDDIQTLFSVEH, encoded by the coding sequence ATGCACACACAGACTGTATTTGAAATGAATCAGGAAGCGGAACGGCTACTTCAGCTGGCGCTGTATAATCTCAGCGCCCTGAAACAAATGCCGCTGGCGGTGCAGGGTGACGGTGGGAACGTTACCTGTCGACAGGCTGCCGTGCATCCGCTTCATTTTTCCTTACGCGGGCTGGAGGCGCAGCAGGAGGTGCTGCAGGCCGAGCTGCGAAAAACCACCCAACAAGAGATGGTGCTGGCGATTGTCGGCACGATGAAGGCGGGGAAATCGACCACCATCAACGCTATCGTCGGCAAGGAGGTCCTGCCGAACCGCAACCGCCCCATGACGGCGCTGCCGACGCTGATTCGTCACACGCCAGGCCAGAAAGAGCCGGTACTGCATTTCACACACGCCGGGCCGATAGAAACCCTGATGCAGGCGCTACGCGTCCGGTTACAGAACGCTTCGCGCGACAGCCTGGCGCTGCGCCTAGAAATCGACCGCGATATGGACGCCCTGCTGGCGCGCATCCTTAACGGCACTTCGTTTGAAAAAAACTATCTCGGCGCCCAGCCAATTTTCCACTGTCTGAAAAGCTTAAACGATCTGGTGCGGCTCTCGGCCGTGCTCGACGTGCCGTTCCCGTTTCGCGCGTACGCCGCCATTGAACATATTCCGGTGATAGAGGTGGAGTTCACTCACCTTGCCGATATGGATCGCGGGCTCGGGCAGTTGACCCTGCTGGATACCCCCGGCCCGAACGAAGCCGGACAGCCGCACCTGCAAAAGATGCTCCAGGAGCAGATTGCCCGCGCGTCCGCCGTACTGGCGGTGATGGATTATACCCAGCTGAAATCCACCTCCGACGAAGAGGTGCGTATGGCGCTCGCGGCGGTGGGCGAATCGGTGCCGCTCTACGCGCTGGTGAATAAGTTCGATCAACTGGATCGCAACAGCGACGATGAAGATCAGGTTCGGGCGCTGATCGCCGGCACGCTGATGAAAGGCGCCATCGATCCGGCCCATATTTTTCCGGTCTCTTCCATGTGGGGCTACCTGGCCAACCGCGCGCGCCAGGAGCTTGCAGAGCACGGCGCGCTGCCGCCGTATGACGAGCAGCGCTGGGTGCAGGATTTCGCCGAAGCGGCACTGGGCCGCCGCTGGCGAAACGCCGATTTCGCCGACATCGCGCACCTGCGCCACGCCGCCGATCTGCTGTGGGAGGACTCCCTTTTCGAAGCGCCCATTCGGGCGATTCTGCACACGGCGCACGCGCACGCTTCGCTCTACGCGCTGCGTTCGGCCTGCGCAAAATTAATTCACTCTGCGCAATGCACCCGAGACTACCTGGACTTTCGCTGTCAGGGGCTCGATATCGCAAATGACCAACTGGTGGAGAGTATCTCTCAAATGAATAATGACATCGCACAGCTAAAACGTTGCCAGGCAGACGCCAGCAAAGCCATTCAGGAGCAGGTTGTTCAGGCGCTGGGGCGCGCGTCGGAGACAATTGCGGGTCATGAACAGAAGGTACTGGCGGATATCGCCAGCTATTTTGAGACGGGCAAAGTGCCGCCGCTGTCGCTCAGCAGTCCGGTTCGCCGCGCGGTGACCTGGGGGAGCGATTTCGACGCAGGCAGCGAACAGCTGATCCTGGATCAGGAGAGCGACGCGCGGATGCTGCTGCATAAAATTCGCGCCTCCTGCGAGCTGATCCTGCTGTCGGTTCAGGAGAATCTGACCCGCGATCTGGCCGTCCATTTCAGCGATCTGGAGACGGCGCTGGGGGATATCCTGCGCGCCGCCCTGGCGCCGCTGGAGTTGCGCGTCACGGAAGGGCTGCGCCGCACCGGCTTTCGCGCGCATATCACGCTGCCGGTGTTTCAGCGCAGCCAGCTTAATTTCAACGCGCATCAGCTCTTTAACGATGTCATTGAAGAAGAGAGCGTGCCGGTCGCCAGCGCGCCGCGTAATAACGGCGTGCGCGGTACCGTAGCGCGCTGGATCACCAGCAAGGATCTGGGCTGGGATGACTGTACGGCCATGCGCTCGCGTTACGTGATTAACCTGCCGCAGCTTAAGCAGACGTTGAGCCGTTACGTCAGCCGTTTTTGCGCGCAGATCCGCCAGGCGATGAACGCCCAGGTGGATATCTCCGTGACGGCGGGTATGGCGACATTTTTCGCCGAATTTCAGATGGCGATGGCGGCGATTGAAGCGAATCTTCAGCAGAGCCTCGCGGCGCGTCAGCAGAGCGAGACGTCGCGCAACGCCCTGCGTGAGAAGCTGCAACAGTGCGCCCGTACCGCGCGTGACATTAAAGAAGACGCCCGTGCGCTGCGTGATGATATACAGACGCTGTTTTCCGTGGAGCACTGA
- a CDS encoding Hok/Gef family protein: MKPLKYLFACFVVFCVTILIFALINHGTLCELTIKQGNKEVAARLSCSDR; this comes from the coding sequence ATGAAGCCACTGAAATATCTTTTCGCATGTTTTGTTGTATTTTGCGTCACGATATTAATTTTCGCTTTAATTAACCACGGCACGTTATGTGAGTTAACCATAAAGCAAGGAAATAAGGAGGTGGCGGCACGGCTTTCCTGCTCTGACCGGTAA
- the yjdP gene encoding DDRRRQL repeat protein YjdP: MKSHLRALLFATLSLSSSHALADGLDSVFNDTINSVTEAINEAYHPDDRDSSDDRRYNDESRTRYDERRRRLEERHRQLDERQRRLDEERRRLEEEEQRLDDDDYR, from the coding sequence ATGAAATCACATCTTCGCGCTTTGCTTTTCGCCACACTCTCTCTTTCCAGCAGCCACGCGCTGGCGGATGGCCTGGATTCCGTCTTTAACGACACCATTAACTCGGTAACGGAGGCGATCAACGAGGCTTACCATCCTGACGATCGCGATTCGTCGGACGATCGTCGCTATAACGATGAGAGCCGCACGCGTTACGACGAGCGGCGCAGACGTCTGGAAGAGCGCCACCGGCAGCTTGATGAGCGCCAGCGTCGTCTGGATGAAGAGCGCCGTCGCCTGGAGGAAGAAGAGCAACGGCTGGATGACGACGATTATCGCTAA
- a CDS encoding ATP-binding protein has product MDIWAWYEQYERDLAEAGKPWITQHVNKLIESVVEVQTGKTEALLPEARALKKTSGNPWIDVMVGHWEMRHRIGNLGEGEKALGDVVALFERAHQADAAECPQSICVTQDLSACYSNVDGPGWADERIAVCQETLSKITPLRSCFLCLSEEQFFAMVDKGQVEEALAFVHQQMEKRRAAGEEDVNGLKENEAQALMLLGRYDEALAIINKLHEDELENSSEQVRQVMMMMKAEVLALMGREEDAREWLLPWDRLTAYNRMRWVRVVEQLVRLNPAYNNWQTGSALQLILEQRVEAQAWREAVIVAKTHIRLALARGATWVARRALMQAKQCAAKLRNPHDEDAALAEFASQLAGMETQVELPVPAESLMAWLEERGQQEGVTRDPEQEAQWLLLASAQRPDDEELLMLAGAALEACQAQGEATDLLLGWQKRHPQEEAAPLFHLLSALLNARRYDDILALAESYRDALPHVALWFEAQVAQAQEDWEKLESVSQALRATPQGQHKIAPLMLAGQAAMRQKAYDRATAYLKDAVAMMDAREEDASNILWDLLTAASASEDWTTVREAGARLNMQFSTDEGPVEEQWGTVRLRFFENHDEHYYFAQRTGPVTARVFQPSWRKAPQHMGESVVFDANLLNTPPEDEKERENFIPVHNVVKTLEQSEYAPSWFIDGVDPGEETFNAFVNGVRQRGGAIWVHCESDYQVTDSESGETLPGIYFMLAMPQSVSPLEVDAMLREFTQGWKHPIHWLDVAMSGGLDETRHRQVMARYQL; this is encoded by the coding sequence ATGGATATCTGGGCATGGTATGAGCAATATGAGCGGGATCTCGCGGAAGCCGGTAAACCCTGGATCACGCAGCATGTCAATAAGCTTATCGAGTCTGTTGTTGAAGTGCAGACCGGTAAAACCGAAGCGCTGCTGCCGGAAGCGCGCGCGCTGAAAAAAACCTCAGGCAACCCGTGGATTGACGTGATGGTTGGCCACTGGGAGATGCGTCATCGCATCGGCAACCTTGGCGAAGGCGAAAAGGCGCTGGGCGATGTCGTGGCGCTGTTTGAGCGCGCTCACCAGGCCGACGCCGCAGAGTGCCCGCAGTCGATTTGCGTGACCCAGGATCTCAGCGCCTGTTACAGCAATGTGGATGGCCCAGGCTGGGCGGATGAGCGTATCGCCGTTTGCCAGGAGACGCTCTCGAAAATCACCCCGCTGCGCAGCTGCTTTCTGTGCCTTTCTGAAGAGCAGTTCTTCGCGATGGTCGACAAAGGCCAGGTTGAAGAGGCGCTGGCCTTTGTGCATCAGCAGATGGAAAAGCGCCGCGCCGCAGGCGAAGAGGATGTCAATGGCCTGAAAGAGAACGAAGCGCAGGCGTTGATGCTGCTCGGCCGTTATGACGAAGCGCTGGCGATCATCAATAAGCTTCATGAAGACGAGCTGGAAAACAGCAGCGAGCAGGTCCGCCAGGTCATGATGATGATGAAAGCGGAAGTGCTGGCGCTGATGGGGCGTGAAGAGGACGCTCGCGAATGGCTGCTGCCGTGGGATCGACTTACCGCCTATAACCGCATGCGCTGGGTGCGCGTGGTGGAGCAACTGGTTCGCCTCAATCCGGCTTACAACAACTGGCAGACCGGCAGCGCGCTGCAACTGATCCTTGAACAGCGCGTGGAAGCGCAGGCGTGGCGCGAAGCGGTTATCGTCGCGAAAACCCATATCCGCCTGGCGCTGGCGCGTGGTGCTACCTGGGTCGCCCGTCGTGCCCTGATGCAGGCGAAACAGTGCGCCGCGAAACTGCGTAACCCGCACGATGAAGACGCCGCGCTGGCGGAGTTCGCAAGCCAGTTAGCGGGCATGGAAACGCAGGTTGAGCTGCCTGTGCCTGCCGAATCGCTGATGGCGTGGCTGGAAGAGCGCGGCCAGCAGGAAGGCGTGACGCGCGATCCGGAGCAGGAAGCCCAGTGGCTGCTGCTCGCTTCCGCGCAGCGCCCTGACGATGAAGAACTGCTGATGCTGGCGGGCGCCGCGCTCGAAGCGTGCCAGGCGCAGGGCGAAGCGACGGATCTCCTGCTTGGCTGGCAGAAACGCCACCCGCAGGAAGAGGCCGCGCCGCTGTTCCATCTGCTCTCCGCACTCCTGAATGCGCGTCGTTACGACGACATCTTAGCGCTGGCCGAAAGCTATCGCGATGCGCTCCCGCATGTGGCGCTGTGGTTTGAAGCTCAGGTGGCGCAGGCGCAGGAAGACTGGGAAAAACTGGAGTCCGTAAGCCAGGCGCTGCGCGCCACGCCGCAGGGCCAGCATAAGATTGCGCCGCTGATGCTGGCGGGCCAGGCGGCGATGCGCCAGAAAGCCTACGATCGCGCCACGGCGTACCTGAAAGACGCGGTGGCGATGATGGACGCGCGCGAAGAGGACGCCAGCAACATTCTGTGGGATCTGCTGACGGCGGCCAGCGCCAGCGAAGACTGGACAACCGTGCGCGAAGCCGGCGCGCGTCTTAATATGCAGTTCAGCACCGATGAAGGCCCGGTTGAGGAGCAGTGGGGCACCGTTCGTCTGCGTTTCTTTGAAAATCACGACGAGCATTACTATTTTGCCCAGCGCACGGGCCCGGTGACCGCGCGCGTCTTCCAGCCGTCCTGGCGTAAAGCGCCGCAGCATATGGGCGAGTCGGTGGTGTTTGACGCCAATCTGCTGAACACACCGCCGGAAGATGAAAAAGAGCGCGAGAATTTCATCCCCGTGCATAACGTGGTGAAAACCCTTGAGCAGAGCGAGTATGCGCCGAGCTGGTTTATCGACGGCGTCGATCCGGGCGAAGAGACGTTCAACGCCTTTGTGAACGGCGTGCGCCAGCGCGGCGGCGCCATCTGGGTGCATTGCGAGTCCGATTATCAGGTGACTGACAGCGAAAGCGGCGAAACGCTGCCTGGCATTTACTTTATGCTGGCGATGCCGCAGTCGGTCTCGCCGCTGGAAGTGGACGCGATGCTGCGTGAATTCACCCAGGGCTGGAAGCACCCAATCCACTGGCTGGATGTCGCGATGTCAGGCGGACTGGATGAAACGCGTCACCGCCAGGTGATGGCGCGCTATCAGCTCTAG